CGTCTATCGCGAGAGCACGGTCTCGAACGCGGGGTCCACAGCCGACAAGGTCATGGACCGAGCCCGCGCGGAGCTCACCGCTCGCGGACGTATCGCCTCGTCGTCACCGTCCGCCACGCCCAAGCCCGCGGCCAGCGCCACGCCAGCCTGTGGCCAGCGCCACGCCCAGGCCTGTGGCCAGCGCCACGCCCAGGCCCGTGGCCAGCGCCACGCCGAAGCCCGTCGCCAGCGCCACGCCCAAGCCCGCGGCCAGCGCCACGCCGAAGCCCGTGGCCAGCGCCACGCCGAAGCCCGTGGCCAGCGCCACGCCCAGGCCCGCGGGGCATGGTTCCACGAGCGTGGTCGTGACCACCTCACCGGCAGTTCCCATTCTCAAGCCCGTCAAGTGGAAGCCGCGCCCGAAGCCCGCGAAGCCTGCCACTCCAGCGCCCACGCCCGCGCGTCCCGCGGCACCTGTTTCGGTTCCCTCGGGGGCTGCGGGTGAGCGATGGGCGATTCAGCTTGGCCTGTTCTCGACGCTCGAGAAGGCGCACCTCACCATCGAGAAGCTGCACGAGACCAACCCCGACCTGCAGGCAGAGATTCGCAAGGGCACGAAAGATGACCAGGTGGTGTACCGTGTCATCGCCGGCTCGTTCCCGTCACAGTCAGAAGCCTACACCCGCGCCAAGGCGCTGGCGGAGGCCGGGCTGCCTGGATTCAGCGTGAAGGTCGATGCCGCACTCGGTACGCTCGTGAAGTGACCGACCCGAACGGGGCGCTCAGAAGCCTCCCTTCCATCGACAGGTTGCTGGGAGACGCCGAGGTGCTACCTCTCCTCGAGCGGTTTCCCCGGGCGGCCGTGGTCGAAGCGCTTCGAGACGCCAGCACCTCGATTCGTCAGCGGCTGAAGCAGGGAGAGGCTGTGGCCTCGCCGCTCAACGAGGCCATCGTCGAGGTGGCCCTCACCCGCCTCGGAACCATGTTCTCGCCCGGACTTACGCACGTGGTGAACGCGACCGGCGTCGTGATTCACACCAATCTGGGGCGCGCCGTTCTCGCCCCCACGGCCGTGGAGGCTGCCCGGTGTGCCGCCGAGGGCTACATCAACCTCGAGTACGACCTCTCCAGCGGTCAGCGGGGGCGACGCGCGGCGTCGCTGATCGACCTCATCTGTTCCCTGACCGGCGCCGAGGACGCGTGCGTGGTGAACAACAATGCGGCCGCCGTGCTTCTCATCCTCGACACGCTGGCGCGGGGGCGTGAGGTGGTGGTCTCTCGATCTGAGCTGATCGAGATCGGCGGGGCGTTTCGTCTGCCGGAGGTCCTTGCTCGAAGCGGTGCCACCCTCGTAGAGGTCGGCACGACGAACAAGACCTACCCCCGAGACTATGTCGAGGCCCTCACCGAACGCACCGCGCTCCTCATGAAGAGTCACTGGAGCAACTTCCGCATCATCGGGTTCGTGCGCGAGGTGAGCGTCACAGAGCTGGCCGCCATCGGACGAGAGAAGGGGGTGGCCACCGCCCTTGATCTCGGTTCGGGTGCCCTCGTCGACTTCACGCGTCTCGGCCTGCCCCACGAGCCCACGGTGCGCGCGTGTGTGGAGGCCGGTCTTGACCTGGTCTGCTTCTCTGGCGACAAGCTGCTGGGCGGACCGCAGGCGGGCATCATCGTGGGGCGACGCGACGCGGTGTCCCGCTGCGCGCGCAATCCGCTGATGCGGGCCCTTCGATGCGACAAGATGACCCTCGCCGCGCTCGAGGCGACCCTGCTGCTGTACCGGGATGCCGAGACCGTTTCGGAGAAGGTGCCCGTTCTCGCCATGCTGACGGCGCCGCTCGAGGCGTTGGAGCAGCGTGCCCGAGGTCTGGCGGCGCGTCTCGTCGCGGCGCTGGGGGATGCGGCGCAGGTCGATGTGACGGAGGGAACCTCGCTTCCCGGAGGAGGGTCGCTCCCCGCGCACGAGCTTCCCACCTGGCGGGTGACCTTGCGGGCCGGCTGTGCGGAAGATGTGCTCGTCGCCCGTCTGAGACGCGCCCGCACGCCGGTTGTGGCACGCGCGGAGAGCGGCTGCGTGGCCTTCGATGTGCGAACCCTGCTGCAGGGCGATGAGGAACGCATCGTGGCCGCCTGCCAGGAGGCGATCTCGTGAGCGCGTCACGTTTCTTCATTCTCGGGTCGGCGGGTCACGTCGATCACGGCAAGACCA
This window of the Pseudomonadota bacterium genome carries:
- a CDS encoding SPOR domain-containing protein gives rise to the protein MVVTTSPAVPILKPVKWKPRPKPAKPATPAPTPARPAAPVSVPSGAAGERWAIQLGLFSTLEKAHLTIEKLHETNPDLQAEIRKGTKDDQVVYRVIAGSFPSQSEAYTRAKALAEAGLPGFSVKVDAALGTLVK
- a CDS encoding L-seryl-tRNA(Sec) selenium transferase, with amino-acid sequence MTDPNGALRSLPSIDRLLGDAEVLPLLERFPRAAVVEALRDASTSIRQRLKQGEAVASPLNEAIVEVALTRLGTMFSPGLTHVVNATGVVIHTNLGRAVLAPTAVEAARCAAEGYINLEYDLSSGQRGRRAASLIDLICSLTGAEDACVVNNNAAAVLLILDTLARGREVVVSRSELIEIGGAFRLPEVLARSGATLVEVGTTNKTYPRDYVEALTERTALLMKSHWSNFRIIGFVREVSVTELAAIGREKGVATALDLGSGALVDFTRLGLPHEPTVRACVEAGLDLVCFSGDKLLGGPQAGIIVGRRDAVSRCARNPLMRALRCDKMTLAALEATLLLYRDAETVSEKVPVLAMLTAPLEALEQRARGLAARLVAALGDAAQVDVTEGTSLPGGGSLPAHELPTWRVTLRAGCAEDVLVARLRRARTPVVARAESGCVAFDVRTLLQGDEERIVAACQEAIS